Genomic window (Armatimonadota bacterium):
CCAGGAACTCGACGAAACCACGGGCCGGACCGAACACTCCGCCTGGCAGGAACGCGAAGTCCCTTTGCGTGGCCGGATCGGTCGCCCCGTTTTGGAACACTCGCACCGTCACCGTGCCGCCCCCTCCTTCGTTTTCGGCGACGAGCCCGTCGACGAGTTTCTCCATCTGGGCCTGCTGGAAGAATTGGGCGACCATTTCCGGATCGTTCAGCGTTTCGCTCGGATTGACCATGGCGAAACGGGTCACTCCCTGGTCGTCCGGGAACTGAGCCAGGTAGTTGACCGCGTGGATCTCCTTTCCGGTCACGTTCCGCGCGATCTCGCAGGCAAAGTTCGAGAGTTGCCTGGCGAGGGCGGGCCGACTGTTCGGGCCGGCGTTCAAGGGAAGGACAGCGATCTGCATGTGGCGGGGAGTGTACCGGAGGGTGGCACGGCATCCCGGTCGTAGGATCGCCCGGTACGACCCGCCCGACCGTCAAAAACGTTGTGACGCTCTTGTCACTACGGTCCGAGTTCAATGGCCCCCGAGAGGAAACAAAAGGGGAGCGGTCGGCCGACCAAGCCCTTCCGGGCAGATTTCCCGGTACCAGGAAACAGGTTCAACGTGATATATTTCCAGCGTGTCCGATCACGAGCGGACCGGCATAAGGGAAGACCGCTGGCGCATTCAGACTCTGGGGGCGTTCAAAGTGTCCTTGGGCCAACGTTCCGCCGCGTTCCCGACTCGGAAAGCGGCCGGGATGCTGGCCTATCTTGCGTATTACTCTGGCAAAGCCGTACCGCGGGACGTGCTCGCCGGCGTCTTTTGGCCGGACTCCGGTCCCGACCGCGCGCGCCAGTCGGTCCGCAACGCTCTGACGCAGATCCGGACGAGCCTCAAGCACGACGACTTCGACGTCGACGGACTGTTCCTCGCCTCGGCGGGCACGGTCGAGTGCCGGGAGGGATCGTTCCACGTCGACGCTGCGGAGTTCCGTCGCTCCGCGGAGGCCCTGATCGGTCGGCCGGATTCGGTGACGACGTCCGAACTCATTGCTGCGTTCGACCTGTACCAAGGGCCGTTCCTCCCAGGTTTCGACGAAGAATGGGTCGTCCCTCAATTGCTGGACCTCGAAGAGCTCTTCGTCACGTTCGCCGAAAAGCTGTGCGAACGGTTGATCGCCGAAGACCTGACCGAACAGGCGGTCGCGACGGGCCGGAAAGCGGTCACGGTATGCCCTTTGAGGGAAGAGTGCCACGTCGCCCTCATGAAGGCGTATGCGGCCGAGGGCCGGACGAGCGCCGTCTTCCGCCAGTTCGAAGCTTTGGAGAAGATGATGGACGGTGAATGGGGAGAACCGCCTTCGACGGCGGCCGTCCAGATCCTCGAGTCGTTGCCCTCGGCCGATCGTCCACCTGCGCGGAGCACGAAGGGCGGGTCCGGCGCGTCACGCCCGGCGACCGGTCGCCTGTTCGGCCGGGACGAGGCCTCCGAGGAGCTGACCGGCTGGCTCAAGCCCGGCGGCGCGTTCCGCTCCGTGACCCTCGTCGGCATGGGAGGTCTAGGGAAGACGGCCCTGGCCGAACAGACCCTCGCCGAACTCGCGACGAACTATCCCGGCCGGTGCTGGAACGTGCCGATGGTCGCCCTACAGTCGGCCCTACAGATCCCGGAAGCGGTCTTGGACGTCGTCGGAAAGGCACGGCCCATGGGCCCGGATCCGATCGACGATGTCGCAAGGGCCATTGGGCCAGGACCTGCCATCGTCCTTTTCGACAACGTCGAGCAGTTGCTGCCCGCGGCCCGACAGGTGATCGACGGGTTTCTCGAACGCTTGCCGCAGCTTCGGATCCTTGCCACGTCCCGTTTGCCGGTGGGGTGCCGCAACGAGCGGGTCTGGCCGATCCGACCGGTCGCCCTTCCTACCGATCCCCGGAACCTCGAAGCCCTCCGCGAGAACCCGAGCGTCAAGATGCTCGTCGACCGCGCCCAAGCCGTCCGACCCGGGTTCTGCGTCACCCCTGTCACGGCCCGGAGCGTCTACGAGCTGTGCCACCGGCTCGAGGGCGTGCCCCTGGCGATCGCGATCGCGGCCACACACTTGGCGACGCAAAGTCCCGCCCAACTTCTCGGTTCCTTGGGACGTAGCCTTGACCTAGGTGCGGCAGGAGGGACGGTTCCCGAACGCCACCAGAGCCTCCGGGCCGTCGTCGCTTGGAACCATGAGCGGCTCGCTCCCGGCGTCAAGGACGGTTTCGAACGGCTGAGCGTGTGTCGAGGGGGCTTCAACGGGGAGCTTGGACGGTCGATCGTCGGCAATGGATCCGACGTCGTCTTGAAGGAACTGGTCTCGCACGGACTCTTGGGTTGGACCGAGACGGAGGCGGAACTTCGTTTCGAGGCCCTCGAGACCGTCCGCGATTACACCTTTCAGAAGTTGTCCGAGCGGCCGGACGCCCTCCTTGAGGCCGTCGAAGCCCATTTCAGGTACTGCGAGGACCTCGCTCAAGACCCGACGTCGGTCAGCGACCCCGCCGCATGGACGCAGCGCGTGGAGGCCGATCTCGCCAACGTGTTAGAGGCCTTGGCCGCCGCCGCGTCGGGCCGCATCGAAGCCGGACGCGGGTGGTCTTTGGCGCAGTCCCTCAAGGAACTGATCCGTCGTCGTGGTCGGTCGCACGTCTGGTCCGAATCGTTCGCGAAGCTCCTGGAGGGCACGGATCCGGCGATCGATGCCGTGACGAGGGCTGAGGCCCACCTCCTCCTGTCGCAGACGAACTACGGCATGCGGGACATTGCGGCGACCTATCGGCACAGTCTGGAGGCGGTGACAGCCGCGGACGCATCCGGCGACGACAAGCTCCGGGCCGTGGCCCGGATCGAAACCGCGATCCCTGGCTCGCTTCTTGGGCGGTTCGAGGAGGCACGTGCGCATTTGGAGTCGGCCCGCACAATGCTCGATGATGCGGGCGACACGGCCGGACTGGCCGATTGCGAGATCAATCTTGGTTGGCTCGAGTTCGATTCAGGCGACGAGGAAGCGGCCAGGGCGACTCTGCTTGCCGCACTCCGGCACGCCGAGGAGACGGGGGACGGGTCGTTGGTCTCGGACGCGCTCGTCGCCTATGGCTCGGCCTTGGGGCCAGGCCTGTACGACGAAGCGGCGGCCCATATGGACCGAGCTTTGGCCATCCGGGAGGGACTCGGCTATCCCCAACAAGTCGCTCACGCTCTCTACTACCGAGCTTTCTTGGACTATCGCGCCGGACGGAGCGGGTCCGCACTGGGAGGGTTGGTCCGGTCATTGGACCTGTTCGTCTCGAACGGGATCCGGCTCGGTCAGACGCCGTTGTCGGTGAGCGGACTTGTTTTCGCGGCGATCGGTCAGCCGTTGCTCGCGGCCGCCTTTTGGGGACGCGCTCTCGAATCGTGCCGTCGTTACGGCATGCAGATGTTCCCTGTCGTCAAGGCTTGTTTCGAATCCGAGCGGGAACGGGCCGTCGCTTCTTCGGGCGCCCTGGCCTGGGAAGCGGCCCTCCAGCGAGGAGCGTTGGCCGACGACGAGACCCTTCTAGCGATGGTCGCCGAAGCCGAACGGACGCCGTCGGCCGTCGTCGTTCCGGGTTGACGGCTATAATAGACACGTGTCTGCTTCTTCTGTCGTGCAGCACGAGGCCCCGGCGTCCCGGCCGCTCAGCGTCCTCTTCCTGGACCTGAATTCCTATTTTGCGAGCGTCGAGCAAGCGGAGCGTCCTGAACTCCGGGGTCGGCCCACGGCGGTCGTCCCCCTGATGGCCGATACGACGTTCGTGATCGCGGCGAGCTATGAAGCGAAGAAGTTCGGCGTCAAAACGGGAACAAGGGTCAAGGACGCAAAACGGATGTGCCCCGAGATCGAACTCGTCTTGGGTCGGCCACCGCTTTACGTCCACTACCACCGCCGCATCATCGACATCGTCGAAAGCGTGTTGCCCGTCGACAAGGTCTGTAGCATCGACGAGATGCGGTGCAAGCTCTTGGGAGCTGAGCGCCAGCCCGCGATGGCCCGGGAGCTCGCCCTCAAGATCAAGAAGGCGATCCGCGAAGACGTCGCAGAGAACATGTCGTGCAGTATCGGTGTGGCGCCGAACTCGTTTCTCGCAAAGGTCGCGACCGAGATGCAAAAGCCGGACGGGCTCGTCGTCCTCCAAGCCGAAGACCTTCCAGGCAGTCTGTGCACTCTGAAGTTGACCGACTTTCCAGGGATCAACGTGCGCATGAAGGCACGTCTGAACGCGCACGGGATCTTCTCGACCGCCGACTTGATATCACGTTCTGAGCGCGAGCTTCGGACCGCCTTCGGCGGCTACCACGGCGAAAGGTGGTGGGCGATGCTCCGCGGACACGACGCCGGACTCGACATCGAAGAAGGCAAGACACTCTCCCACTCGCACGTCCTTCCTCCGTCGTTGCGGAACGACCTTGGGTGCCGGGAGGTCTTGCTACGGTTGGCCCACAAGGCGGCCGCCCGATTGAGGTCGAAGGGGCTGTGGGCGACAGCGATGGGCGTGTTCGTGAGCGGGAAATCGAGTTGGCACGCGCACTGCGAACTTCCCCCGACCCAAGACAGCGTGACCGTCACCGAGCGCCTCCTGGAGCTTTGGGAGGGCCGTGACTTTCACGACCCCTTGAGCGTCGGCGTGGTCTTTTCGGGTCTGTTGGAGCCCGAACTCGTGACGCCGAGCCTCTTCGACGACACCGTCGGGCGGGCTCGCCTCAGTCAAGCCGTCGACCGGCTCAATCAGAAGTTCGGGAAAAACTCTGTGTTCTTAGCGTCCCTGGAAAAGGTGAAGGACAAGGCTGACGAAAAGATCGCGTTCAACAAGACGTGGCTGTTCAGCGAAGGGAAAGGCGACAACGAGTGGCCGGACACGTTCCGAGGCAACCCCAGATCGAAGTCCGAATACCCTCCCCCGAACGAGGATCCATGTTCACCCGAAAGCTAACCGCGCCGTGGCCGGTCGGCGTCGTCCTCTTCGTGACTGCCACCGTTTTCACCGTATGCCAATGGCGGTCGCAAGGGACGGCCCACTTGTTCGTCGGCCTTCTGATCTTTCCCGGCCTCATGGCCGTTATCGTCACGGGCTTCGTCGGGACGTTCGTTCGGCGACAGGTTCCGATCGGCGTTTTCATAGTCGGCCTAGCGGCCGCACTATCGACCGTCGGCGCCGGCGCGGCCCTCGAACCATCGTTAAGATCGACGTATGTCCTGGACCATCGCCGACCGTTGGCCCCGCTCGTCGAAGAAGCACGTCGCGAGTCCGAGCGGACAAAGGCCGACTTCGTCTTGGACGATGACCGTGTGCGTTCGGCAGGCGCCGTGCGGATCCGGGCCGTTCGCCGTGACGAAGGGTCCGTGATCGAGATCGACACTCCACACGGACCAAGCCTCGAAACGACCGCTGTGTCCCCGGTTCCTTTAAAGTCGGGCCGGAACCTGCAGCTACTGACGAAAGACGGGACCGGTTATTGGTACCTCGTCGACCCTTAGGCCGCGTCTTCGCGGGGCGAATATTCGAACCGCCCTGCCCACCACGAACAGAGCCCCCACAGCCCGGCCACGATGACGGTGAGCACCGTCCACGCCATCGGTTCGGGCACCGATTTCGGCGCAAGCGCCCCTGTGATGACGTCTCCGAGACTCGGCCCCCCAGCGACCACGGCGTGCGGCGCCGCCGACCGCAGATAGGTCAGGATCGACATGTAGTACATGTCTCCCGGCATGTTCGGGACGAACGTCTCCCAACCGAACGCGAACAGAAGGGACAGGATGAGCGACCGGGCGACGACAAGGCTCAAGAACACGAAGAACCCGGTGTAGGCCAGGACTCCGACCGCAAGGACGGCCACGTCCGCGAAGATCCCCGGAGCGGTCACGAACCCCGGCCCGAGGACGGCGAGACCTGCCGCGACGAGGCTGGCCAGTCCGATCCCAAAGCTGACGAGTGAAGCCGCAAGCATCCGGCCCAAGAGAAGCAGGTTCCGCGGGACCGGCCGTGTGATCAGATAGACGATCGTCTTCTGCTCGACCTCATGACTAAGGACCATCGTGCCGAACACCGCGGCGGCCAGGGCGATCACCCGTACGACGACGGCTTGCTCGACCCGCCCGAAGGAGTCCTCCGGCGTGAGGTCGGCCGCCAAAACCGACCACACCTTCCCGATGAGGAAGACCATGGCGACGACCCCTACCCAGGCCGCGACGCGTTGCGGGCGCACCAAGTCCCGCAAAGTCGTTGAAAAGACGTAGCCCGTCATGAGGTCACCAGGTACTGGAAGACCGCTTCCAGATTGTTGTCAGGGCTGTAAAGGCCGGAGATCGGGACGTTTT
Coding sequences:
- a CDS encoding DNA polymerase; its protein translation is MSASSVVQHEAPASRPLSVLFLDLNSYFASVEQAERPELRGRPTAVVPLMADTTFVIAASYEAKKFGVKTGTRVKDAKRMCPEIELVLGRPPLYVHYHRRIIDIVESVLPVDKVCSIDEMRCKLLGAERQPAMARELALKIKKAIREDVAENMSCSIGVAPNSFLAKVATEMQKPDGLVVLQAEDLPGSLCTLKLTDFPGINVRMKARLNAHGIFSTADLISRSERELRTAFGGYHGERWWAMLRGHDAGLDIEEGKTLSHSHVLPPSLRNDLGCREVLLRLAHKAAARLRSKGLWATAMGVFVSGKSSWHAHCELPPTQDSVTVTERLLELWEGRDFHDPLSVGVVFSGLLEPELVTPSLFDDTVGRARLSQAVDRLNQKFGKNSVFLASLEKVKDKADEKIAFNKTWLFSEGKGDNEWPDTFRGNPRSKSEYPPPNEDPCSPES
- a CDS encoding ABC transporter permease, which gives rise to MTGYVFSTTLRDLVRPQRVAAWVGVVAMVFLIGKVWSVLAADLTPEDSFGRVEQAVVVRVIALAAAVFGTMVLSHEVEQKTIVYLITRPVPRNLLLLGRMLAASLVSFGIGLASLVAAGLAVLGPGFVTAPGIFADVAVLAVGVLAYTGFFVFLSLVVARSLILSLLFAFGWETFVPNMPGDMYYMSILTYLRSAAPHAVVAGGPSLGDVITGALAPKSVPEPMAWTVLTVIVAGLWGLCSWWAGRFEYSPREDAA